In the genome of Olsenella profusa DSM 13989, one region contains:
- a CDS encoding Crp/Fnr family transcriptional regulator — protein MAPQSTPPSDRGLSPQTAAARHRRRQLLARTSGYEEAAEHAVAHMPAWAREHLPALRTSRLLSGLTDAQIATALPCLGAQPRHVTQGEYLLIAGDVVTRIYVILEGGVNIVQEDWWGNRNIIADEGPGDSFAEAYAFTPQQVGISVIATQPTLIVSLEANAVISTCRATCPFHAHLMENLVRALCERNLRLNDKLSYLSQRTTREKLLTYLVAQSRRAGSTSFSIPFDRQQLADFLSVNRSALSTELGKMRDEGLLEFRRNTFTLHLPTSGAH, from the coding sequence ATGGCACCACAGAGCACCCCTCCCAGCGACAGGGGACTCTCCCCCCAGACGGCAGCGGCACGCCACAGGCGTCGCCAGCTGCTCGCACGTACATCCGGCTACGAAGAGGCCGCCGAGCATGCCGTTGCCCACATGCCCGCCTGGGCACGCGAGCACCTCCCGGCACTGCGCACCTCAAGGCTTCTCTCCGGTCTCACCGATGCCCAGATCGCCACCGCCCTCCCCTGTCTGGGCGCACAGCCACGTCACGTGACGCAGGGCGAATACCTGCTGATTGCCGGAGACGTCGTCACCCGCATCTATGTGATCCTGGAGGGTGGCGTCAACATCGTGCAGGAGGATTGGTGGGGCAATCGCAACATCATCGCCGACGAGGGCCCGGGCGATTCGTTTGCCGAGGCCTATGCCTTCACGCCCCAGCAAGTGGGCATTTCGGTCATCGCCACGCAGCCCACGCTCATCGTCTCGCTTGAGGCCAACGCCGTCATCTCGACCTGCAGGGCCACCTGCCCCTTCCATGCGCACCTTATGGAGAACCTCGTGCGAGCCCTGTGCGAGCGCAACCTTCGCCTCAATGACAAGCTCTCATATCTCTCCCAGCGCACGACGCGCGAGAAGCTCCTCACCTACCTGGTCGCCCAGTCACGTCGTGCCGGCAGCACGAGCTTCAGCATTCCCTTCGACCGCCAGCAGCTTGCGGACTTCCTCTCCGTCAACCGCAGCGCCCTCTCCACCGAGCTGGGAAAGATGCGCGACGAGGGCCTCCTGGAGTTCAGGCGCAACACGTTCACGTTGCATCTCCCCACATCGGGCGCGCACTAG
- the fba gene encoding class II fructose-1,6-bisphosphate aldolase — protein MLVNATAMLQSAERGHYGLGAFNTNNLEWATSILDAAEELQSPVIIQCTSGAAKWQTSFKIVADIVRDLVEAKDITVPVALHLDHGTYEDVFKCIDAGFTSVMYDGSHEPDFQTNLQRTTEVVKAAHNKGLSVEAEVGGIGGTEDGVTSQGELADPEQCRQIADVGVDFLACGIGNIHGIYPANWAGLSFERLAEIKALTGDLPLVLHGGSGIPVDQVQRAISEGVSKVNVNTDLQLVFAAATRTYIESGADKEGKGYDPRKLLKPGRTAIVERTKELIREFGSEGKGWS, from the coding sequence ATGCTTGTCAACGCTACCGCTATGCTCCAGAGCGCGGAGAGGGGCCACTATGGCCTGGGCGCGTTCAACACCAACAACCTCGAGTGGGCGACGTCGATCCTCGATGCTGCCGAGGAGCTCCAGTCTCCCGTCATCATCCAGTGCACGAGCGGCGCCGCCAAGTGGCAGACCAGCTTCAAGATCGTCGCCGATATCGTGAGGGACCTCGTCGAGGCCAAGGACATCACGGTGCCTGTGGCGTTGCACCTCGACCACGGTACCTACGAGGATGTCTTCAAGTGCATCGACGCGGGCTTCACCTCCGTCATGTACGATGGCTCGCACGAGCCCGACTTCCAGACCAACCTCCAGCGCACCACTGAGGTCGTCAAGGCGGCCCACAACAAGGGCCTCTCCGTCGAGGCCGAGGTCGGCGGCATCGGTGGCACCGAGGATGGCGTGACCTCGCAGGGCGAGCTCGCCGACCCCGAGCAGTGCAGGCAGATCGCGGATGTGGGCGTCGACTTCCTTGCCTGCGGCATCGGCAACATCCATGGCATCTATCCCGCCAACTGGGCCGGCCTCTCCTTCGAGCGCCTCGCCGAGATCAAGGCCCTCACGGGCGACCTGCCGCTCGTCCTTCATGGGGGAAGCGGAATCCCCGTGGACCAGGTCCAGAGGGCCATCTCCGAGGGCGTCTCCAAGGTCAATGTCAACACCGACCTCCAGCTGGTCTTCGCCGCGGCCACCCGCACGTACATCGAGAGTGGCGCGGACAAGGAGGGCAAGGGCTACGATCCCCGCAAACTCCTCAAGCCTGGCCGCACTGCCATCGTCGAGCGCACCAAGGAACTCATCCGTGAGTTTGGCTCCGAGGGCAAGGGTTGGAGCTAG
- the dapB gene encoding 4-hydroxy-tetrahydrodipicolinate reductase → MADDTRTAVLIGGGRMGRLMADALAADGTFELLGTYDVDNCAELDEAAPAADVAIDFSNRASLSHTLAYVRRTHAALVSGTTGFDEGELASIRSLGEVAPVIWSANYSLGVAVVRRLAAEAARALGDFDIEIVETHHNQKVDAPSGTANLLLAAVDPEGACTVTHGREGLVGARPPREIGVHSLRGGTVAGTHEVHFFGPDEEVVLTHRATSRQIFVMGALAAAKRLVSRPAGSYTFDDLMFG, encoded by the coding sequence ATGGCAGACGACACGAGGACGGCGGTGCTCATCGGCGGTGGTCGCATGGGCCGGCTGATGGCGGACGCGCTGGCGGCTGACGGCACGTTCGAGCTGCTGGGCACCTACGACGTGGACAACTGTGCCGAGCTGGACGAGGCCGCACCCGCCGCGGACGTGGCCATCGACTTCTCCAACAGGGCATCGCTGTCCCACACGCTGGCCTACGTGAGGCGCACGCATGCCGCCCTCGTAAGCGGCACCACGGGCTTTGACGAGGGCGAGCTTGCCTCCATCCGCAGCCTGGGCGAGGTGGCTCCCGTCATCTGGTCGGCCAACTACTCGCTTGGCGTCGCCGTCGTGCGGCGCCTCGCCGCGGAGGCGGCCCGTGCGCTCGGGGACTTTGACATCGAGATAGTGGAGACTCACCACAACCAGAAGGTGGATGCCCCCTCAGGCACCGCCAATCTGCTGCTTGCGGCCGTCGATCCCGAGGGTGCCTGCACGGTGACGCACGGCCGGGAGGGCCTCGTGGGCGCTCGTCCCCCGCGTGAGATCGGCGTGCACAGCCTGCGCGGCGGTACGGTTGCTGGGACCCATGAGGTCCACTTCTTTGGCCCGGACGAGGAGGTCGTGCTCACGCATCGTGCCACGAGCCGCCAGATCTTCGTCATGGGTGCCCTCGCGGCGGCCAAGCGCCTGGTGAGCCGCCCCGCGGGCTCCTACACCTTCGATGACCTCATGTTTGGCTGA
- the dapD gene encoding 2,3,4,5-tetrahydropyridine-2,6-dicarboxylate N-acetyltransferase — protein MDAREIIAYIATAPKKTPVKAYVRETPGALVNYPQGSHVFGDNTSKVVFGDWGELGPVLEEARADGRIVDVMLENDRRNSGVPLLDLKGINARIEPGALIREKVEIGDGAVIMMGAVINIGAHIGAGTMIDMGAVLGGRAIVGDHCHIGAGTVLAGVVEPASATPVIVEDNVMMGANAVVIEGVHVGEGAVVAAGAVVVENVPAAAVVAGCPARVIKMKDERTEGKVALVDALRQL, from the coding sequence ATGGACGCACGGGAGATTATCGCCTACATTGCCACAGCACCCAAGAAGACGCCGGTCAAGGCCTATGTGAGGGAGACGCCCGGCGCGCTGGTCAACTACCCGCAGGGCTCGCACGTCTTTGGTGACAATACGAGCAAGGTCGTCTTTGGCGACTGGGGGGAGCTTGGCCCGGTGCTCGAGGAGGCCCGGGCGGACGGTCGCATCGTGGACGTGATGCTCGAGAACGACCGGCGCAACTCCGGCGTGCCCCTGCTCGATCTCAAGGGCATCAACGCCCGCATCGAGCCGGGCGCGCTCATTCGCGAGAAGGTGGAGATCGGCGATGGCGCGGTCATCATGATGGGGGCCGTCATCAACATCGGTGCGCACATCGGTGCCGGCACCATGATCGACATGGGTGCCGTCCTGGGCGGCCGCGCCATAGTGGGGGACCACTGTCACATCGGCGCGGGTACCGTGCTCGCCGGCGTCGTGGAGCCGGCGAGCGCCACGCCCGTCATCGTGGAGGACAACGTCATGATGGGGGCCAACGCCGTTGTCATCGAAGGCGTCCATGTGGGCGAGGGCGCCGTCGTGGCGGCTGGTGCCGTCGTCGTGGAGAACGTCCCCGCAGCTGCCGTGGTTGCTGGCTGTCCGGCTCGCGTCATCAAGATGAAGGACGAGAGGACCGAGGGCAAGGTCGCCCTCGTGGACGCCCTGCGTCAGCTGTAG
- a CDS encoding YbhB/YbcL family Raf kinase inhibitor-like protein, translated as MQLEVRLDEQGFLPDAFAKHAPSSNRVDGTPTRSFPFDVTDIPTAARALAIAFIDYDSIPVCGFAWIHWTAALRLPPEGGGRLLVPENASNLQAFGMVQGRNSSAAARGEAGNPQVAHRYNGPQPPDGAHVYTLYVHALDDMPTLREGFWANKLVWAIKGHVLATARADLPARA; from the coding sequence ATGCAACTTGAGGTCAGGTTGGACGAGCAAGGCTTTCTGCCGGATGCCTTTGCGAAGCACGCTCCCTCTTCCAACAGGGTGGATGGTACGCCCACGCGTTCGTTTCCCTTTGACGTAACCGACATCCCTACGGCTGCGAGGGCTCTGGCGATCGCGTTCATCGACTACGATTCCATCCCGGTCTGCGGCTTTGCCTGGATTCACTGGACCGCCGCGCTCAGGCTGCCCCCGGAGGGGGGTGGGCGACTTCTCGTGCCCGAGAACGCCTCCAACCTCCAGGCCTTTGGCATGGTGCAGGGGCGCAACTCGTCTGCCGCGGCGCGGGGCGAGGCGGGCAACCCACAGGTGGCCCATCGCTACAACGGTCCCCAACCTCCGGACGGGGCACATGTCTACACGCTCTATGTCCACGCCCTGGACGACATGCCCACCCTTAGGGAGGGATTCTGGGCAAACAAGCTGGTCTGGGCCATCAAGGGACATGTGCTCGCCACGGCGCGGGCAGACCTGCCGGCACGCGCATAG
- the queA gene encoding tRNA preQ1(34) S-adenosylmethionine ribosyltransferase-isomerase QueA: MRTDDFDYPLPDELIAQEPVEPRDSCRLLVLDRKDGSIKHGRFRDVIDYLDPGDLLVANRTRVLPARLMGHKQGTGGVAETLLLKRREDLDALGHVWECLVKPGKRLKRNARIEYHEGGVHAPLSRPVVLIGEVIDYLDDNRGGRLVRFEPAGGLTLDAAIHKAGHVPLPPYITEYEGDPERYQTVYAMHEEHSAAAPTAGLHFTPELIERIGDRGVDWTTVELEVGIDTFRLVDEDDPTQHVMHTERYHVSQEVVDAAHATKAAGHRVIAVGTTSVRSLESAFAADVTTSEPACVAQRFEDAADSARMRGRGDIVERRDATTNLYLMPGSTFHVVDAMITNFHAPRSTLMMLVSAFATREQIMGAYQAAMDERYRFLSFGDAMLIL, translated from the coding sequence GTGCGTACCGATGACTTTGACTATCCACTGCCCGATGAGCTCATTGCCCAGGAGCCGGTGGAGCCGCGTGACTCCTGCCGCCTGCTCGTGCTCGATCGAAAGGACGGTTCCATCAAGCATGGGCGCTTCAGGGACGTCATCGACTATCTTGACCCCGGCGACCTGCTGGTGGCCAACAGGACCCGCGTGCTGCCGGCCCGTCTCATGGGCCACAAGCAGGGTACGGGCGGCGTCGCCGAGACGCTCCTGCTCAAGCGGCGCGAGGACCTGGATGCCCTCGGCCATGTGTGGGAGTGTCTCGTGAAGCCGGGCAAGCGCCTCAAGCGGAACGCGCGCATCGAGTACCACGAGGGGGGCGTTCACGCTCCGCTGAGCCGGCCCGTTGTGCTCATCGGCGAGGTCATCGACTATCTGGACGACAACCGGGGCGGGCGCCTCGTGCGCTTCGAGCCAGCGGGTGGCCTCACGCTCGATGCGGCCATCCACAAGGCCGGGCATGTGCCTCTGCCGCCCTACATCACCGAGTACGAGGGGGACCCCGAGAGGTATCAGACCGTCTACGCCATGCACGAGGAGCATTCCGCGGCGGCACCGACGGCGGGGCTGCACTTCACGCCCGAGCTCATCGAGCGCATCGGGGACAGGGGTGTCGACTGGACGACCGTCGAGCTGGAGGTGGGCATCGACACCTTCCGTCTCGTCGATGAGGACGACCCCACCCAGCACGTGATGCACACCGAGCGCTATCACGTCTCACAGGAGGTCGTGGATGCCGCGCATGCCACCAAGGCGGCGGGCCATCGCGTGATTGCCGTGGGAACCACCTCGGTGCGCTCGTTGGAAAGCGCCTTCGCCGCAGACGTCACCACCTCTGAGCCCGCCTGCGTCGCGCAGCGCTTTGAGGATGCGGCGGACTCCGCGCGCATGCGGGGGCGGGGCGACATCGTGGAGCGCAGGGACGCCACCACCAACCTCTATCTCATGCCGGGCTCCACGTTCCACGTGGTGGATGCCATGATCACCAACTTCCACGCCCCACGCTCCACGCTCATGATGCTGGTCTCGGCCTTTGCCACGCGCGAGCAGATCATGGGTGCCTATCAGGCGGCCATGGACGAGCGCTATAGGTTCCTGAGCTTTGGCGATGCCATGCTCATCCTCTAG
- a CDS encoding epoxyqueuosine reductase QueH: protein MTQSERIPLLLHACCGPCSLEPIRLLRAEGFEPTICWTNPNIQPLAEHDRRLKTLRSWAHDVARVEVIVAGDDRGAWERVVAPAGFDRARRCRTCYALRLAESCRVAQNRGLTHISTTLVVSPYQLFDVCGDVLRSLASAYGLTAVWRDFRPYYPEATRESRVLGMYRQSYCGCRFSAAEAALERHVARDARKAQKATRRSVGPAFAS from the coding sequence ATGACACAGAGCGAACGCATCCCACTGTTGCTGCACGCCTGCTGCGGCCCGTGCTCCCTGGAGCCCATACGGCTCCTGCGGGCGGAGGGGTTCGAGCCCACCATCTGTTGGACGAACCCCAACATCCAGCCCCTGGCCGAGCACGACCGCCGCCTGAAGACGCTCAGGAGCTGGGCGCACGATGTGGCGCGGGTGGAGGTGATCGTGGCGGGGGATGACCGCGGTGCCTGGGAGCGTGTCGTGGCACCCGCCGGCTTCGACCGCGCCCGTCGCTGTCGGACGTGCTATGCGCTGCGCTTGGCCGAGAGCTGTCGCGTGGCCCAGAACCGGGGGCTCACACACATCTCCACGACGCTGGTCGTCTCGCCCTATCAGCTCTTCGACGTCTGTGGGGACGTGCTGCGGTCGCTGGCTTCCGCATATGGCCTCACGGCCGTGTGGCGCGACTTCCGTCCGTACTACCCCGAGGCGACGCGCGAGTCCCGGGTGCTGGGGATGTATCGCCAGAGCTATTGCGGCTGTCGCTTCTCGGCTGCCGAGGCGGCCCTCGAGCGGCACGTGGCGCGCGACGCGCGCAAGGCCCAGAAGGCTACGCGCCGCTCTGTCGGCCCGGCCTTCGCCTCGTGA